The Salinibaculum sp. SYNS191 genome has a window encoding:
- a CDS encoding electron transfer flavoprotein subunit beta/FixA family protein yields MKVLVTVKEVAVVGDEFELDGLGIDDRYLTYELNEWDDYAVEEAVQLAEAGDDVEVVVATIGPERSEETVRQALAKGADRAIRVWDDSLADLDVLDPATKATLLAAVVADEDPDLVLTGVQGGDDAYGATGVALAREVDYAWAAVVNDLDVGDDHETAAVHRELEGGVEELTDVDLPAVLTIQTGINDPRYASLRGIRQAQSKPLDVRTTDDIGIDVAALDDALTLTDVYEPETESDATVFEGDAGETADQLGDLLADKGVVDG; encoded by the coding sequence GTGAAAGTGCTAGTCACAGTCAAGGAAGTGGCAGTCGTCGGTGACGAGTTCGAACTCGACGGACTCGGCATCGACGACCGGTATCTCACCTACGAACTCAACGAGTGGGACGACTACGCCGTCGAGGAGGCCGTCCAGCTCGCCGAGGCCGGTGACGACGTCGAAGTCGTCGTCGCGACCATCGGGCCCGAGCGCAGCGAGGAGACGGTCCGCCAGGCGCTCGCGAAGGGCGCCGACCGCGCCATCAGAGTGTGGGACGACAGCCTCGCCGACCTGGACGTGCTCGACCCGGCGACGAAGGCGACCCTGCTCGCGGCCGTCGTGGCCGACGAGGACCCGGACCTGGTCCTGACGGGCGTCCAGGGCGGCGACGACGCCTACGGTGCGACCGGCGTCGCGCTCGCGCGCGAGGTGGACTACGCCTGGGCGGCGGTCGTCAACGACCTCGACGTGGGCGACGACCACGAGACGGCGGCCGTCCACCGCGAACTCGAAGGCGGCGTCGAGGAGCTGACCGACGTCGACCTCCCCGCGGTGTTGACCATCCAGACGGGTATCAACGACCCGCGCTACGCGAGCCTGCGCGGCATCCGCCAGGCCCAGTCCAAACCGCTCGACGTGCGAACGACCGACGATATCGGTATCGACGTCGCGGCGCTGGACGACGCCCTCACGCTGACCGACGTGTACGAACCGGAGACGGAGTCCGACGCGACCGTCTTCGAGGGCGACGCGGGCGAGACCGCCGACCAGTTGGGTGACCTGCTCGCGGACAAGGGGGTCGTCGACGGATGA
- a CDS encoding SDR family NAD(P)-dependent oxidoreductase yields the protein MPTSQFSVADRTAVVTGGSSGIGRTIAERFVADGANVVICSREQARVDSVADDLPDDTAGAIHPVECDVRDREAVDALVDAAVEAFGGVDVLVNNAGTNFASEFDDISPNGWETILDINLTGTVNCLQAVGAEMRAGGGGAVVNLSSFVTHFPSPRQSHYGAAKAAVSHLTGTVAYEWADDDIRVNAVAPGVVLTPGVEHVLDRDVSDVPDRGTVDRQVGYPEEIADLVQFLVSPAASYVTGEVVDIRGVPQSLNLDDRFP from the coding sequence ATGCCGACCTCACAGTTCAGCGTCGCCGACCGGACGGCGGTCGTCACCGGCGGGTCCAGCGGTATCGGCCGCACAATCGCGGAGCGGTTCGTCGCCGACGGCGCGAACGTCGTCATCTGCTCGCGGGAGCAGGCGCGCGTCGACAGCGTCGCGGACGACCTGCCCGACGATACCGCCGGTGCTATTCACCCAGTCGAGTGCGACGTGCGCGACCGGGAGGCGGTCGACGCGCTCGTCGATGCGGCCGTCGAGGCCTTCGGCGGCGTCGACGTCCTCGTCAACAACGCCGGGACGAACTTCGCCAGCGAGTTCGACGACATCAGCCCCAACGGCTGGGAGACGATTCTGGACATCAACCTCACGGGCACCGTCAACTGCCTCCAGGCGGTCGGCGCGGAGATGCGTGCCGGCGGCGGGGGAGCCGTCGTCAACCTCTCCAGTTTCGTCACGCACTTTCCCTCGCCGCGCCAGAGCCACTACGGCGCGGCGAAGGCGGCCGTCTCCCATTTGACGGGAACGGTCGCCTACGAGTGGGCCGACGACGACATCCGGGTCAACGCCGTCGCGCCCGGCGTCGTCCTCACGCCCGGCGTCGAACACGTCCTCGACAGGGACGTCTCCGACGTGCCGGACAGGGGGACCGTCGACCGGCAGGTCGGCTATCCCGAGGAAATCGCGGACCTCGTCCAGTTCCTGGTCAGCCCCGCGGCGTCGTACGTGACCGGCGAGGTGGTCGATATCAGAGGCGTCCCCCAGTCTCTCAACCTCGACGACCGGTTCCCCTAG
- a CDS encoding aspartate aminotransferase family protein — MSSQREHEESADLIERAKRVTPGGINSTSRTQMMEDRDGNPVCFERASGAEVIDMSGNRYIDYNNAWGPIILGHCDEDVDEAVAAASERRDIVGMSTSELEVRAAELVAERVPSADKVQFGTTGSEVVAHAIRTARAETGREKIIKFQGNYHGWYDPVALNYISARENLGQHDVITTGLLPEATEETIVLPYNDLDAVEAAFEEHAGEIAGVILEPVAHDMGCIPPVDGYLQGLRDLTDEHGALLIFDEIITGFRHGMGGVQEREGVVPDLTTMAKAVANGYPVSLLCGREEYMRQFGPGERGGSVYFAGTYNAHTAGMAAVVETITQLEERGVHDRFDEVRTRLADAIRDHLADAGVEGFVQEYGGIFATYFGEGPVTKYRDLLDLDDERFTEYRWEMIDRGVLMVSKFPRANLLNASLTDDHVRETIEAAGEAIRAVSD; from the coding sequence ATGAGCAGCCAGCGAGAGCACGAGGAGTCGGCAGACCTCATCGAGCGCGCGAAGCGTGTGACACCCGGCGGTATCAACTCGACGTCGCGGACGCAGATGATGGAGGACCGGGACGGGAACCCGGTCTGCTTCGAGCGCGCGAGCGGTGCGGAGGTAATCGACATGAGCGGGAACCGCTACATCGACTACAACAACGCGTGGGGGCCGATAATCCTCGGGCACTGCGACGAGGACGTCGACGAGGCGGTCGCGGCGGCGAGCGAGCGACGGGACATCGTCGGGATGAGCACGAGCGAACTCGAAGTCCGCGCGGCCGAACTCGTCGCCGAGCGCGTCCCGAGTGCCGACAAGGTGCAGTTCGGGACGACGGGGTCCGAGGTGGTCGCCCACGCGATTCGCACCGCCCGCGCGGAGACCGGCCGCGAGAAGATAATCAAGTTCCAGGGCAACTACCACGGCTGGTACGACCCGGTCGCGCTGAACTACATCTCCGCGCGGGAGAACCTCGGCCAGCACGACGTCATCACGACCGGCCTGCTCCCGGAGGCGACCGAGGAGACAATCGTCCTGCCGTACAACGACCTCGACGCCGTCGAGGCGGCCTTCGAGGAACACGCGGGCGAGATTGCGGGCGTCATCCTCGAACCGGTCGCACACGACATGGGCTGTATCCCGCCGGTCGACGGCTACCTCCAGGGGCTTCGCGACCTGACCGACGAGCACGGGGCCTTGCTCATCTTCGACGAGATAATCACGGGCTTTCGCCACGGGATGGGCGGCGTCCAGGAACGTGAGGGGGTCGTCCCCGACCTGACGACGATGGCGAAGGCCGTCGCGAACGGGTACCCGGTCTCGCTGCTGTGTGGCAGAGAGGAGTACATGCGCCAGTTCGGCCCCGGCGAGCGCGGCGGCAGCGTCTACTTCGCGGGCACCTACAACGCCCACACGGCCGGCATGGCAGCGGTCGTGGAGACCATCACGCAACTGGAGGAACGCGGCGTCCACGACCGCTTCGACGAGGTGCGGACGAGACTCGCCGACGCCATCCGCGACCACCTGGCAGACGCCGGAGTCGAGGGGTTCGTCCAGGAGTACGGCGGCATCTTCGCGACCTACTTCGGCGAGGGCCCGGTCACGAAGTACCGCGACCTGCTCGACCTCGACGACGAGCGCTTCACCGAGTACCGCTGGGAGATGATAGACCGCGGCGTGTTGATGGTCTCGAAGTTCCCGCGTGCGAATCTGCTGAACGCGAGCCTCACCGACGACCACGTCCGGGAGACCATCGAGGCGGCGGGCGAGGCCATCCGCGCGGTGTCGGACTGA
- a CDS encoding MaoC family dehydratase → MGFDDLSVGDELVTTVEDLRGEDMKLIAALLQDPYPPHYDPRRAEELGYPGLLNQGPANLAYMLHPILREAAAPSRLESFDTRFHAMVFEGETVTATATVEATTPESDGGGLVEFAVELTKENGETAVDGTATARFD, encoded by the coding sequence ATGGGGTTCGACGACCTCTCCGTCGGCGACGAACTCGTGACGACGGTCGAAGACCTCCGCGGCGAGGACATGAAACTCATCGCGGCGCTCCTGCAGGACCCCTACCCGCCACACTACGACCCGCGGCGCGCCGAGGAACTCGGCTACCCGGGACTGCTCAACCAGGGGCCGGCCAACCTCGCCTACATGCTCCACCCCATCCTCCGCGAGGCGGCCGCGCCCTCGCGTCTGGAGAGCTTCGACACGCGATTCCACGCGATGGTGTTCGAAGGCGAGACGGTGACGGCGACGGCGACAGTCGAGGCGACGACGCCGGAGAGCGACGGCGGTGGGCTGGTCGAGTTCGCCGTGGAACTCACGAAGGAAAACGGCGAGACGGCCGTCGACGGGACGGCGACGGCCCGCTTCGACTAG
- a CDS encoding MaoC family dehydratase, whose protein sequence is MVASELAGTEIPGGEFEVEGWKAHLWADATREDEDAFRYDEDAEAKGEPGQLVPHSMCQHIVFEATGGIEATMSRLTDDWKSGAALGGLRVDFHGPIETATTLRVEGEITDVVEKEGSSGGLTIVTHEYAVSTADGDPVYDLAADMVLMEDA, encoded by the coding sequence ATGGTAGCCAGCGAGCTAGCGGGAACGGAAATCCCGGGCGGGGAGTTCGAGGTCGAGGGCTGGAAGGCGCACCTCTGGGCCGACGCGACCCGCGAGGACGAGGATGCGTTCCGGTACGACGAGGACGCCGAGGCGAAAGGCGAGCCGGGCCAGCTCGTGCCCCACTCGATGTGCCAGCACATCGTCTTCGAGGCCACCGGCGGCATCGAGGCGACGATGAGCCGACTCACGGACGACTGGAAGAGCGGGGCCGCACTCGGTGGCCTGCGCGTCGACTTCCACGGGCCGATAGAGACGGCGACAACGTTGCGCGTCGAGGGAGAGATAACCGACGTGGTGGAGAAGGAGGGCTCCTCCGGCGGTCTCACCATCGTCACCCACGAGTACGCCGTGTCGACGGCCGACGGCGACCCGGTGTACGACCTGGCGGCCGACATGGTCCTCATGGAGGACGCCTGA
- a CDS encoding cytochrome P450, with protein MGNDSRALAVMPSELATKERQRDPYPWFREMRAEGPVRYDETRGTYDVFHYDEVVEMTVEYERFGKEGTSFLDGAWMSRDPPIHTELRSMAENYFRSSYVQENYGPAVEKHVEALVDDAVARDGSFDFVEEVAKPLPILVIAEILGVPGEKMDMFRDWSTSLIGAPSEPTEEAKQAVQERMMAAIDSLYDFFHDAIERREETPKDDLITKFVQAEKEYDRIERENTVACCGMLLVAGNVTTTAYMTSALWTFIEEDTIPELQGETIPLGDALEEVLRYRTPVMPQKRITQRDTELGGVEIPEGELVAGWLSSANRDEDAFERPGQFDPTQTYHEDPIPFGKGIHYCLGAPLANLEAETLFDELLDRIEGASLATDAIEPYFSPEIYGAAELPVTLQT; from the coding sequence ATGGGAAACGATAGCAGAGCACTCGCTGTGATGCCGTCGGAACTGGCAACGAAGGAGCGCCAGCGCGACCCGTATCCCTGGTTCAGAGAGATGCGGGCGGAGGGACCGGTCCGCTACGACGAGACGCGCGGGACCTACGACGTCTTCCACTACGACGAGGTGGTCGAGATGACCGTCGAGTACGAGCGCTTCGGCAAGGAGGGGACCTCCTTCCTCGACGGGGCGTGGATGAGCCGCGACCCGCCGATTCACACGGAATTGCGGAGCATGGCGGAGAACTACTTCCGGTCGTCGTACGTCCAGGAGAACTACGGCCCGGCCGTCGAGAAACACGTCGAAGCGCTCGTCGACGACGCCGTCGCCCGCGACGGTTCGTTCGACTTCGTCGAGGAAGTCGCCAAACCGCTCCCGATACTCGTCATCGCCGAGATTCTCGGCGTCCCCGGCGAGAAGATGGACATGTTCCGGGACTGGTCGACGTCGCTCATCGGCGCGCCCTCGGAACCGACCGAGGAGGCCAAACAGGCAGTCCAGGAGCGCATGATGGCTGCCATCGACAGCCTCTACGACTTCTTCCACGACGCCATCGAGCGCCGCGAGGAGACCCCGAAAGACGACCTCATCACGAAGTTCGTCCAGGCGGAGAAAGAGTACGACCGCATCGAGCGCGAGAACACCGTCGCCTGCTGTGGCATGCTGCTCGTCGCCGGCAACGTGACCACGACGGCGTACATGACCAGCGCGCTGTGGACGTTCATCGAGGAGGACACTATCCCGGAGTTGCAGGGGGAGACGATACCCCTCGGGGACGCGCTGGAGGAGGTGCTGCGCTACCGGACGCCGGTGATGCCACAGAAGCGCATCACGCAGCGCGACACCGAACTCGGCGGCGTCGAGATTCCCGAAGGCGAACTCGTCGCTGGCTGGCTCAGTTCGGCCAACCGCGACGAGGACGCCTTCGAACGCCCCGGGCAGTTCGACCCGACCCAGACCTACCACGAGGACCCCATTCCCTTCGGCAAGGGCATCCACTACTGCCTCGGCGCGCCGCTGGCGAACCTGGAGGCGGAGACGCTGTTCGACGAATTGCTGGACAGAATCGAAGGGGCGTCGCTCGCGACCGACGCGATAGAGCCGTACTTCAGCCCGGAGATTTACGGCGCGGCGGAACTGCCGGTGACGCTCCAGACCTGA
- a CDS encoding MFS transporter gives MGDEQNDGRRRTLYVLASGNFAQFGTRILIGALVPFILIDFQTTKASIGLALTGMWAVYALFQFPSGVLADQYGERQLLLLGLSGSAVGVVLVAVAPSLPLFALLLLVLGAGTGLFYPPASVLVTRLYDDHGGAIGTLAAFGTFAGLVYPAVGGLAAEHVGWRVVLALTAVFTGVVILTTARVVPRVPPVNDGTALRDSIDLGEYRALLARPALLYTIAMAVVFIFTFQGLSSFYPTFLFEYHGIDRGVAGAMLGGVLGVSSVAQPVAGRLSDSFSRDGMLVVSIVLLVTSLTVLLTVQSLAGALVGSVVLGTGLSFPGPLQARFMDLLGESERGYGFGLVRTVYMFLGASGSVAVGTVADASGWIPAYSLVAGLLGVCLLLILGNRLFALGL, from the coding sequence GTGGGAGACGAACAGAACGACGGCCGCCGCCGCACGCTGTACGTTCTCGCGAGTGGCAACTTCGCGCAGTTCGGCACTCGCATCCTCATCGGCGCGCTGGTGCCGTTCATCCTCATCGACTTCCAGACGACGAAGGCGAGCATCGGCCTGGCACTCACCGGGATGTGGGCCGTCTACGCGCTGTTCCAGTTCCCCAGCGGGGTACTGGCCGACCAGTACGGCGAACGGCAGTTGCTGTTGCTCGGGCTGTCCGGCTCTGCCGTGGGCGTCGTGCTGGTCGCCGTCGCGCCGTCCCTGCCCCTCTTCGCCCTGCTCTTGCTCGTTCTCGGGGCCGGGACGGGGCTGTTCTACCCGCCTGCCTCGGTCCTCGTCACCCGCCTCTACGACGACCACGGCGGCGCAATCGGGACGCTCGCCGCGTTCGGGACGTTCGCAGGGCTCGTCTACCCCGCGGTCGGCGGGCTGGCGGCCGAGCACGTCGGCTGGCGCGTCGTTCTCGCGCTCACGGCGGTGTTTACCGGCGTCGTCATCCTCACCACCGCACGCGTCGTCCCCCGTGTCCCGCCGGTCAACGACGGAACCGCACTCCGGGACAGTATCGACCTCGGCGAGTACCGGGCGCTGCTCGCCCGTCCCGCGCTGCTCTATACGATTGCGATGGCGGTCGTGTTCATCTTCACGTTCCAGGGACTCTCCTCGTTCTACCCGACCTTCCTCTTCGAGTATCACGGCATCGACCGCGGCGTCGCCGGTGCGATGCTGGGCGGGGTTCTCGGCGTCTCCTCGGTCGCCCAGCCAGTCGCCGGCCGCCTCTCGGATTCCTTTTCCAGAGACGGCATGCTCGTCGTGAGCATCGTGCTCCTCGTCACCAGCCTCACGGTGTTGCTGACCGTCCAGTCGCTGGCGGGCGCGCTCGTCGGCTCGGTCGTTCTCGGCACAGGCCTCTCGTTCCCGGGGCCGCTGCAGGCCCGCTTCATGGACTTGCTCGGCGAGTCGGAACGGGGCTACGGCTTCGGTCTCGTCAGGACGGTCTACATGTTCCTGGGCGCGTCGGGAAGTGTCGCGGTCGGCACGGTGGCCGACGCGAGCGGGTGGATACCTGCCTACAGCCTCGTCGCGGGACTGCTCGGTGTCTGTCTCCTCCTCATCCTCGGTAACCGACTGTTCGCGCTCGGTCTGTAG
- a CDS encoding cytochrome P450 — protein MSETDERGEAGGEKPWIPHEIADREGQLNPYPFFAEIREEAPLRYDPQRDTYDIVGYDAVVESITQHERFTRRNTSYINGSLLSTGEPIHSELRGMAQDYFQPGFLKERYRPKIEARVDELLDGALAGDDHIDFVEEFAKPLPILIIAELLNVPAERMDTFRKWSATLATAPEDNSPEAFAALEKKQGKAMGELQELFQAEIDRREASPMEDIIMNHIRSERESDLVDRSNVLANLSMLLIAGNVTTTQYLANAVWTFDEEDIVEDLQTGEIPLMDALEEVLRYRSPVMPGKRIATQNTEIAGVRIEEGQRIVGWLSAANRDPEVFDDPDEFRPGRTYEREPIPFGKGIHYCLGAPLANMEARVFFEKFLDRVDGWEVTADEIDPFVSSEIYGPRQLPIRVRS, from the coding sequence ATGTCAGAGACTGACGAGCGTGGCGAGGCTGGCGGCGAGAAACCGTGGATTCCCCACGAGATAGCCGACAGGGAGGGCCAGCTGAACCCGTATCCGTTCTTCGCCGAGATACGCGAGGAGGCACCGTTGCGCTACGACCCGCAGCGGGACACCTACGACATCGTCGGCTACGACGCCGTCGTCGAGTCCATCACCCAACACGAGCGGTTCACCCGCCGGAACACGTCCTACATCAACGGCTCGCTGTTGAGCACCGGCGAGCCGATTCACTCCGAACTCCGCGGGATGGCACAGGACTACTTCCAGCCGGGCTTCCTGAAGGAGCGCTACAGGCCGAAAATCGAGGCCCGCGTCGACGAGTTGCTGGACGGGGCGCTCGCGGGCGACGACCACATCGACTTCGTCGAGGAGTTCGCCAAGCCGCTCCCGATTCTGATCATCGCCGAGTTGCTGAACGTCCCCGCGGAGAGGATGGACACGTTCCGCAAGTGGTCGGCGACGCTGGCGACGGCCCCCGAGGACAACAGCCCCGAGGCGTTCGCAGCACTCGAAAAGAAACAGGGGAAGGCCATGGGAGAACTCCAGGAGCTGTTTCAGGCCGAAATCGACCGCCGGGAGGCGAGTCCGATGGAGGACATCATCATGAACCACATCCGGTCCGAGCGGGAGTCTGACCTCGTCGACCGGAGCAACGTCCTGGCGAACCTCTCGATGCTGCTCATCGCGGGGAACGTCACGACCACGCAGTACCTCGCCAACGCCGTCTGGACGTTCGACGAGGAAGACATCGTCGAGGACCTGCAGACCGGCGAGATACCGCTGATGGACGCACTGGAGGAGGTCCTGCGCTACCGGTCGCCCGTGATGCCGGGCAAGCGCATCGCGACGCAGAACACCGAAATCGCGGGGGTGCGAATCGAGGAGGGACAGCGCATCGTCGGCTGGCTCAGCGCCGCCAACCGCGACCCGGAGGTGTTCGACGACCCCGACGAGTTCCGGCCCGGCCGCACCTACGAGAGAGAGCCGATTCCCTTCGGCAAGGGCATCCACTACTGTCTCGGTGCGCCGCTGGCGAACATGGAGGCGCGGGTGTTCTTCGAGAAGTTCCTGGACCGCGTCGACGGCTGGGAGGTCACTGCTGACGAAATCGACCCCTTCGTCAGCTCCGAGATATACGGCCCGCGGCAGCTACCGATTCGCGTCCGGAGTTGA
- a CDS encoding nuclear transport factor 2 family protein, whose amino-acid sequence MSDPAREALDRLEIHELRGAYSRAIDYENYERAHDIFTEDALVKYRAGDRHGAQEVYEYWRDNVEYEFSLHTVQMPEIELDGDEATGKWYMLVFYVAPDGSEGHVMGWYEDEYRRVDGEWKISAMDMGIEHDTAGYHV is encoded by the coding sequence ATGAGTGACCCGGCACGGGAGGCGCTCGACCGCCTCGAAATCCACGAATTGCGAGGCGCGTACAGCCGCGCCATCGATTACGAGAACTACGAGCGCGCCCACGACATCTTCACCGAGGACGCCCTCGTGAAGTACCGCGCCGGCGACAGACACGGCGCGCAGGAGGTCTACGAGTACTGGCGGGACAACGTCGAGTACGAGTTCAGTCTCCACACCGTCCAGATGCCCGAGATAGAACTCGACGGGGACGAAGCCACCGGGAAGTGGTACATGCTCGTCTTCTACGTCGCGCCCGACGGCTCCGAGGGTCACGTCATGGGCTGGTACGAGGACGAGTACCGCCGGGTCGACGGCGAGTGGAAGATTTCGGCGATGGACATGGGCATCGAACACGACACCGCGGGCTATCACGTCTGA